The genomic window TACTCCCCATGAGTCCAAtggaaagacaaagaagaagaagaagaagaaaacacataaAGAAGAACAGCCCCAGACTTCACCAAGGAAACGAAAACACAGAGGCGGTTGGATCACAGAGGAACCGGAAGAAGAATCTTTCCAAAGAGGAAAGATGAGAAGGCCAAAGTCTCCCATTACACCATCGGGTTATAACAGGTCACCCTCTACACATATTGGTCATAACTATAGATCGCCAAAATTCAATTCTGGTGGGCATTACCCGGGTTCTCAGTCTAGTAGGCATCACTCGGGTCCTTCACCTTCAAGGTGGCAGCCTTCtcatcagcatcatcatcatcatcagcatcttcatcatcatcatcagaatcacAGTTATGAACCTGCACCACCAAGGCATGGAAGAGCTAACCGCTATAGTGAGTTTGCAGGGAACTATGAACGGTGGTAGTATCAATTATATGATGATCAATGATCAAGGTCAAAGCTGGAGACTATCTAGCATGAAATCTATTATGCTTGATGGTGTGTTTCCTGGGATCAAAGGTAGCTTCCCTAGACCTCTTGTATTTGATTTGGGCTTTGGTGCAgcttcttgttgttttgttctcttctcttaCACAAGTAGTTTGTTCAGTCCTCATTTACCCAAGTCACTTAGATTTTCCTTCGTTATGTTTGTTTAACTTATTATGAAGagaattttgtatttgttatcAAGGATCATTActattatcatttatataaactGATTCTTTATTCATCTGAAAGTGGCTGATTTTTTCTTACTCGAAATTTATCTACTTTATAAATTGGCAAAATCCCAAGTCATATCATCAACACCAGAAACAGAGtgttttcaaagaaataaacagagcaaaagAGAAGATACTCCTGCACAGCGATTAATCTCCAAGTTTAAGAAAACAGTAGGAAACAAATTACCTTCTTTCATGTattgtttgttgtttactcATAGGTTTGAGTTGTCGTGTAACTTCCACTCCAAATAGCTTTCAATGATATCTAGACCGCATAGCTCCTTCACAACCGGCATTGTAGCTGGAACTGGCAACTGAAACGCTGAACCGGAGGAACCATTCTCACCTTTCCACATACATAGCTGTTTGCGTGCTTCTTTAACAGCCTGTCTGGTAGCGCAGTGCACCGAAGCTGCCAGTAGCAACGGAGGCTCTCCCGAGGCTGCACTTACACAAACAATATGATCAAAAATGTTGATTGCATATGTTTTGCGTAGGAATGAGTGACTGACCTTTAGAAGAGAGTACGCGTTTTTCATGACATCCACCATTTAGTATCTCGACATTGAACTGTTTAGGAATGGTGTCAACTGTTGGAATCTTGTATGTCCATGTGCTATCCGTCAGAAGGAGTCCTTCTGGATCTTCTATGTACTCTTCAAGCATGAAAAACCCAAGTCCTTGAACAAAAGATCCTTCAATCTGAAgcagaaacacacaaaacacattacaaaaaagattcatttgCTTTCTGAGGTCTCTCTTCATATATATTACCTGTCCTAAATCGACAGCGGGATTGAGACTTTTTCCACAGTCATATAAGATATCTGTCTGTAGAACTGTGGTTTGTCCCGTCACAAGGTCTACTTCAACCTATTAACACCATGAAAACACCAAAGTTACTTCATTTCTCCACTccaatttcagatttttgagaaaggaaaaaagagcTTGCCTCGCTGACCGCAGTACCATAGTTCAGGTACTGCATGGGAGTGTCTTTTGGAGTATACAAGTCACTAGCTGATAAGTTCACGGATTGTGCATAAGCCTGAGTTTGGACATTAAAATCTTGAATCAGAATGAAGAAGCTCAATCTTTAATTCGTTGACACCAACAATAAGCAGCAAATCAAGGAAGAATACCTGAGAAATCAACTCATTCCAGGTGATTGGACCATCTGATCTTTCCATTAAAGGTTTCAATCTTTCGACTAAGGTTTCGCAGCAGAGACGAACAGCTGCGCAGCTTCCCTCGGATGTTGTGCTACCTCCTGTGAAATTTCCTTGGACCATGCTCAATGAATCTGATTGTATAACTCTTATCTTCTCCAAGAGTTCTTCCGTTCCATCGCATTGTAGCATACCAAGAGCATAACTAGTCATCTGCTTCACCTTTGTCCATAACCCTTGTCCTAGCTCGATTCCACCAATCTCAACAACAATCGTCCCATCGCTCAAAACACTTACTCTCCCTGGAGTAGCAAACAATAAAACCTCATAGATAATAGGTACTCGAGATATCCCTCGTTTTCTCCACATGTTAGACTCGTTGAACTCTCTGACAACAGAAACCCTCTCCTCAAACTTGGAAGATACGCCAACCTTATCCCACATCGAAGATAAAGTATACTCATGTGGTTCACCAGCACCATCCTTGTAGAACAGGGCTAAGCTCTCATGTGTATGGAGATTAATCTTTCTTATTGTATCAACCTCCAAAGAGAGGCTAGAGGCTATATTTTCGATGATGGCTTCAGCAATATACGTACCCTGCACGTCCCCCGGGGATCTCATGATTGCTCTGCTTAGaagatttgttttacaaaGTTTGATATCAAAAGATAAGGCGCCCCAATTGTACTTCTTTAGCGACCCTATGAGATTTGATGGAATAAACATACTAAAACCATAACTTGCCCCAGCATCAATTAGTATTTCTAGCTCCAAAGCTGTGATCTTCCCTGTAGATTTGAACCCCACACTATACGTTATCTTCATCGGATGCCTCCCACCAGTCATTATCATATCGGTCTTGCGGTTGACATAAGTTCTCACAGGACGCTGCAGTTTCTTAGCAGCAAGAGCGCACGCTGTTGCAACCTGAGACAGTAGAAAGCTTTCAGGTTTCGGTCCATTTCTTGCAGAAAGTGAGGGGAAAAAGAGGacaatttttgaaaacttacTGGCATTGACTTGACAGATTTCCCTCCAAAACCTCCACCAACACGTCTGGTTATGACACGGATGTTATTTTCAGGGATGCCTAGGCAAGCAGCGACCGATGACTGTACGTACTGAGGGGTCTGTGTTGAACTATAGACTACAATGCAGTTGTCTTCATCTCCCACTGCAAGAGCTGTTTGTGTCTCCATGTAGAAGACGTATTGCGATCCGAGTCTTATCTGTTTCACATCAAAAGTTACAACGgttgaacatatatatctaatttttacAGTAAAAAAGGACTATATTACATACTTCCGAGCTGAGAATTTGGTGATCAGCTTCAGCCATTCCTTTTGATGTATCACCAACTTGTTGTGGATAAAGGAAAGGGATAATGTCAAACAGACTAGATTTCTTGACCGCGTCTTCTACAGATAAGATTGGTGGTTCCAAATCCTCTGTCTCGTATTCAACAACTGCAAGGTTTACTGCAGCATCCGCATGTCTCTGCGTATCAGCAACCTGCAAAAACAAAGTGTTGCTAAAAATGCTGCTGATGGAACTGATTCTCATGGACAAATATGATTGAACTTACCACGAAGGCGATGCATTCGCCTACACTAGTGGTGAAATCCTCTGCGAACAATTGGTCGGAGCCTAATCCAATCTTCATACCAATATTCTTTCCGCCTTTAGGAACATCCTTGCGAGAAATGACTGCAACAACTCCAGTAGGTACCAAATCGTCCTTGAAGTGAATACCTTTTATCCTAGCGAATGGCTTTTTGCTATAGATAAATGCTCCATAGAGACAGTTTGTGGGAGATGGAATATCGTCCACATAAACAGCCTCACCAGAAGCCTGAAGGGAAGCTCCAACTTTAGTAACAGGCTGACCAACTGGATTATATTCATTGTTTATAGGAacattttgtgaagaagacaacatTGGCAACGGTTTTGGTGGATCCAAGTGGTAACCATTTGAAGGTTTATCTGTAGTAGGATGGGTCATTAAGGTGTGAAGGAACTTGAAAAGGAAGCCAGGCGCCAAGCTTGACCTGTAAGCAGGATTGCTTGTACCGTCTTCAGGCACCACAACATTGCCAAGTAAGGTAATAGCCTCATACAGAACTTTGTCAGTGATTACTTTACCAGACAGGAACTCTTCGATTTCCTTACACCTAATGGCGTGTTTGGTCCCGTAAGCCCCGAAAGCCAATCTACAGTTAACTACCATTGTATCCTTCACTTCAGCCAAGAAAGCAGCATTCAGGTAAGCCAGAGCGCTTCCATGTGGACGAGGTGCAGCTCTATAGGTTTCAAAGAACAATTCAGAGTTTGTTTCAGAATGCCAAAAAGGAATTTCAATACTCAGAACCAGATCATGAGCCTCAAGAGGAGAACGTTCAAGGAACTCTTCAAGTGTTAGCTTTTCGAGTCCTCTTGATGAGCTCATTATGTTAACAAATGCACCAGCTGCAAGAAGTATTGTAGCCATATCAGAAGGAAACTGTTTCCTCTGAGCCATCACAAGGTTTCCACCAATGCTACCAAAGTTCCTGATAAATCTCGCCGCTATCATTTCCATATGAGTAGCAAGTTTTCCAAATATCTTCTCCACTCCCGGTGAGACCCTAATCTCCTTCAGAGCAGCAATAACTTTAGAGATTGTTACCACTGATCCTATCTCAACCCCATTCTGGTTTTCTCTGATCTCTTTAAGGTGCGGGATTCGAGTTATATCTATGTATTTGTCGTAATTCTGctctctttcatctttatAGTATCCCATACTTGTGTTACCAGCAACCAATTTCATAGAAACTGTATTACTATTAGCCTTGCAAGCTTCCAATAAGCTCGAGAGTTCCTCAACACTCGCTGGGCTGCACCATCGGTACATTCCAGAATCCACAGACTTAATCTCATCCTTGAGAAACTCTGGAAATGTACAAATACGCTTCTCACTATCAAACCGAGTTAAACTACTAGAATCTTTATCCCCTTTCCtacaaaaagagtttaatCCAAGATCCTCAATGTCAACATCCGAAGCAAAGCTCTTACAAGCATCAACAATCGGACGGTAACCAGTACACCGACATAAGTTTCCTGAGACAGCCTTCTCTGCTTCCACAACCGTAAGGTCGGAATATTGAGACTTGTCAGCATCTAAAagagcagagaagagagaaacagaCATTCCAGGTGTACAGAAACCACATTGAGAGGCATGGAAACCGGATAACCGCTTGTGAATCGGGTGGAAACCGTCTCTGCTGTTCCCAAGTCCTTCTGATGTCGTAATATTGCAGTGGTTGACGCTGCAGAGGAGTGTAAGACAAGAGCTCACAGTGAAATCTTCGACTTTTTGTAAGACAGGATCGAACTTGGAGAGAAGAACAACACAAGCACCACATCCTcctgaaccaaaacaaacacaataaTATCAGACAAAGAACCATAAAGAGTAAGAAGAAAGgataaaaaacaaagcaatcaCCTTCACCGCAGCTGAGCTTGACACTCTTGAAAGAAGTCTGATAACGAAGAAACTCCAACAAAGTTGTTGAAGGGTCAACAGAGGAGAGCTCAAGCTCGAACCTTTGTCCATTAATGGCGAAAACCAAGCTcattatctctctttttctctttctctctatctgtGTCTGTAAGAGTGTAACGTATCCGAAATATTCCTTGTCCACATAGAAAGACCTCGATGAGATCTTGAAGCCAGAGTGAATATCGCTTTCACCACTAAATCGGGACTTTTGACTTGTTAACTAATACATTTTGTGTACACTTCTCTGCCTCTAAATGGTAAAAAAGATCTGCccacaaaaatataatataataacatGTCTAGTTGCAAAAAGAAGACTATTTTAATAAGAGAGTGATAGAGGAAAAGGATCAATAAAGACAGCTCAATTATTTGTGTGAAAACTGTACCGCAATAATATATGGAAGTGAAACatataacacaaaaatatacaacACACACATAAGAGTATATCATATAATGACTTCTAAGGAATAAGAGAGAAGATGTTAGAGTCATGAAGGATATCTGAATAATAAAGGTTGAAGTTGAGGTAGTCCCAGAAGCGAGAGAGCCCATATTTCCCATGTTTTGGTGATCTCAGGTGACACTTATGCAGCTCCTTTAACTCTTTGTCAAAATTCTGCTTCACCATCATCACCTGTTTTATGTGATTATAAAACTTAGCTCTCGCAACAAACTGAAAACACCCACGTAAAAAGGATTTGGTATATACCTGAGATGTGTTTATGCCTAATGTTTTTGTCCATGAATCGTTTGGGACTCGATCTGTACTCTGAATACCTCTGGGAAGACAAGACCGGAAGTCCAGTGCGCATTGCAAGATGTTCTCTATGATGTTAGATATGATTTGGGTTTCGTCAGATAGGAAGCATCTGCTAGTGTTTGATAAAGGACGGTTAGATTATATCATGTCTTTCATTATATCATTAGATCAGGTCACTCAAATTACAGTGACACAAAAGGGTCAGAAGAAATTTTTTGCTTTGCAACTGAATTATGACTTACATGCGCAAAGCCTCACTTAGATAAGCCATATGCACAGATTCAAGATCCATCATATCCTTGACCTGAAAAGCCAGGGGAAACaatttaaagaagaaactaGGCACTTTGGTTTTAGAGTAGCCAAGCAATGACGTTCAACCAGTACCAACAATAAGCTAGAGCAACAGAAGTTCGCTTGAGATGCTCATACTCAAAAATTATACAAAGATTCCCACTTTTCGGTAAAATAACATTTCAGCAGACCATCATAGAggcatgttttattttgaccAAATAAACTGTAAGTGCAAGGTGTGCCCAGACCTTATTTTTCAGGGAATGAAGGAACTTGGACCATGATACGTGAGACAATTCTGAATGTACATATTGCTGTAGTGCTGTTACAAAATGGTTGACCTGATGCCTGGCACACAGAAGAAAGACGTCAAAGATAGCCAGGGGAACACAGAGACTCCAAAATCTGAAAACTACATTGTGTATCAGACAAGTACAgtgatgaaaaaaacaatacaaatgTTCTAAAGACATATAACATTTTCACAGATAGTGCATGGATTGGATtgatatcaataattttttgttactcTCATAAATGGTCATGCCAGAAGAAATATGATCACTGTACCTAATCATGCAGTCACAATGCCTAATAGATACTTAGCTCAACGAGTCACCAGGAAATTATGAAAGTGTTAAacctttgtttttaaatttaccTTAGTTTCATCAATATGTTTAACCACCGGAGTTCTTGCTTcaatatcttctctttcttctcatgCATCATATGTCTTACATCCTAAAAGAACAGTGCAGTCATTGTGCCATTAACCCAGAAGATAAATAGTGCCACGAGAAATATCAGGTAGaccatcaaaaacaattttcaaataacaTTTTCCACAACGAATTCAGAAAATTGCAGATAAATTTAATGTTAGAGGGGCTTTGCCACAAGGAGTGAATCAACAAAGTTGAACCTTTACCTTCAGTGAACACCAGACATCAGTTAATACGTAGGCTGCTAGTTTCACTTGAACCAGGAAACTAAATACATCAGCATACGCTGTCAGGGCATCGCATGTTAAAATTATACTGATTGGCCAATCCACTCGATAACCCAACCTTAGGAAATCAAAGGAACGCACTCCTACAAATTTCCACACATCAGTATAAGATTTAACATTCACCACGCACAGTAGTAATTAATTTGCTAAGTGCAAGACCATACCAATGGTTGATGGTGGGATATGCATTGTGCCTTGTCTTTTGTACAAAAATATCCTGTCCTTACAAATGTCTCGTTCACATGATGATCTCTGAATTGATGATTCTAGAAACCCTTGAATTTCTGCAATTCTCTTATCTGCCTCTGTAACAAGCCATTTCTGAGAATCCAAAtgagagaaaatatatataagcatCATCTAAAGATGTTAAATAGAGTCATCACGATATAATAGATTGATAGCAAACTTACATGATGCCAAAGTGACACTACAAATACATCTGCCCAGTCTGCTAGTTCCATGAAATGATATCTACGTAGAGCTAGCAGATGTTCTTGCAAGCCAAATCCTTCTTCGAGCAACTTGATAGCTAGCTTACTGACAAAGTTATATCTATTGTCTGTTAAGGAAAAAGTGATATTGATATGTTATCACGAGAAAAACATTCTAGACAGAAAATGACAGCCAACTGACAAATTATTAAcctaaatatgtatatttctaGCAAATGGAAGTATCGAGAAGGATACTGAAGATGTATTTCCTGCAGTAGACACTTGTCTATAACAAAATCAAGTGGCAATTCAAATGTGCCAGAGGAGTCCTGTCTGCGATCACTAAAGGCACTAGTTTCAGGGTTATTTGATCTACGAAGCATACTCTCCCATCTACCTCCACCAAatgcatttgattttttttcttctgcgCAACCTTTTATACCAGAAGATAACTGACTGGAAGAAACTTTAGGATCTTCAACATCAAACCTTTCTTGGTTGGCATGGCGATGACTCTTTCTATCAGTCTGAGGACTGTGAGATTCTTTCTGAAAATCAATAGGGACTCGTACAGGTATCCTGGTAATACATGTTTTTGAAGGGTCATCCACCGcggaaaaatcaaaccaaggCAATGATTTCCCCTGGTTCCTCTTGTTTGTGTTACCATGCTTGCGCAAGAAATCACATCTCACTAAGGGATTCATACTGAGGACATCATTAGGGTAGTTTACCTTTGTGTCTTTCATCAAATCTAATTTCGATGAAAGACAGTTTTCCAGCACATCATGTCTTCTCTCGTGCTTTGAACAGCTGCCACTGGTGGAAATGTTgtttaaaaatagttttctttCATCAGTATTCATTAAGTGCCTCTGTTCCATCCTAGCTCCTGAATAATTTCTTGGATCTTCGCTGTCATCGTCTGCAGACTTCTTATCAACACAAAATGGATTTCTAGGTAATCCGCCAAGGGGCCATGACTTAATCAAAAGAGGGCCCCTAAATTTATCATCTTCACATACTCCAGTTGACTCTTCTGGCTTAGTATCCACCCACTGATGATTAATATCTGCCTTCTCACCTTGCCTCACAAGATTATTGTCTATATAACCTGAATCACTATGCTGAACCAGATTCTGATTACAATTCCCATTAGAGGCAACAGAGAAACGTAGAGCTGATAAATAATTTGGTGGAGGTCCCACTAATGTACTTTGTGAATCAAGGAGTCCAACCTCGGATGCTTCCAAAGAATCCCTAGTCGATGAACATTCAGATGAGCATGATGCATCTATCTCTGAAAACCATCTGTCTTCTGTATTCTgatcatcagaatcagagcCACTCTGGTCCCTGAAATCTCAAGAAAATGTCGTCAATTCACGTTCATCAGGCTAGGGGTAATCGATAAATAGAATCAGGAAGAACACCTGGTCAAGTCTATTGCCATTGTTGAAGGAATTAGTAAACTCTCATCCAGTGTGAAATAAATGGAATTTTTGTCTCCGTCGCCATAGGAGATTGGTAAAGATATTGCTCCAGGAACCTAAGAATTAAAATGTCAACATAAGACAGAACTGAAAAGAAATAACTTCCTGTTAGCTCCAAgtacaaccaaaaaaagaatcacTTTTAAGGTCCCTATATTTTTCACTTGCACCATCAGCTCACAGTTAAGAAAACCAGAGAATGAGACGCTTCTACAATGCTGAATGGTCTGATATGAATGAGACGCTTCTACAATGCTGAATGGTCTGATATGAATGAGTCCTTAATTTACCTAAGACAAACTTGATTTCACAACAGAGTAAAACCACCTATGGCCTATAAGACGAGTAAAGTAAGGACTAGCATAGCAACGAGAGAGTACATGCAGACACGTATACCAAAAAGACTCCAGCTtcagcaaaaaaataataagcaCAATACCTGCCCAGGGAACACTTCAAACTTTTCTGAAAAGTCACCAAGTTTTTCTTGCATCATTCTGTAGTAAtcgtctcttttctttatcatcaCTTCTATATGTAATTTGCTGAAAGTTATTGGAGATGGGTACCCTGGACTAGTGGTAGAAAAATAGGTCCAACACGGAAGAAGATCTGTGTAATTTTTGTGTCCAGACGCAGGAAGATTACACAGTTCCAGAAGTTTTGTAATTACTTGAAGCTGTTGACCAGCCCTTACTATAGGTTCCAAGAAGCCGTTTAAGAAACACGGAACAAGCCCTCCTCGCTCCTAGGGGCAGAATATGAAGCAATTTGATACCCATGGTTTAAAGATACCAAAGTCAAAGATGCAGTAAACgcaaataaaatattaccCTTACGCTCTTCAATGGGGAGATGCCAGGCTTATTCCAAGAAAAAGATGTTGACTCACTGCGACATTCCACAATGAACTCCTTGTGAGGATCGTTAAGTTCGGCTTTAAACATCCAAGATCTTATAAACTCACAATATGGCTCACATGTTTTGAGGAACAAAAACTTCAGCATAGCACTGTGAGTAGGATCAGCAACCTACAACAGAATATGTCGGGAAAATAGTCAGACCAAATCAAGTGTATATTACTTACTTTAAGCATAACTCCTGGTTCAGAAAAGTAGCTTAAGCGAGTGTGAATTTCAGACTCGCCAGGTTATGTATATTACTTACGTTAAGCATAACTTGCAACTATAATCACCATATAAAGTGGTCCACATTAGAAAGTGCATAGAACAATTTAAATGCCATGACCGATATTCTTTCAAATCTctataaaatatgtaaatccAGCAGTTACTGATATACAGAATTCAGAGAGTAGAGAGTACAGAGATGCAAAATTTAATGAAGTAAAACCGAAGAATGGGAAACAACTAAAACCGAAGGTGCCTCTAGGCTACATTAAACGATAACTATGCGCCtcatgaaagagaaaaaggacgAATACTAAATGAGGAACATAACTTAACCTGACCTGTAGTTGTGAATATAAGTAAGTAAGAAGGTCACTTCCTCTGTAGAACCCATGAAATCGCGTGGTTGCTTCAGTAATGAGACATTCCCAAGGAGAGGCACAGTAAGAAAGGGCTATATCATACAAATCACATATGTTTGCCAGAGCTTCAATCTGTGTTCTTAACTCTCTAGTATGCAGAAAAACTTCCAATAATGTTATCTTTGGATGAACGACGTTTGTAAGGCTGCCTAACCGAGAAGAACCATGGTCAGACCCATCAACAATGTTTGATGAACGCCTCAGTTCTATCGATGCACATAATGTATCAAGCCCAGATATATAGCCTTCTAGGACCCTCCTCACAGCAATAGCAAAAGCCTGATTAACAAGAGTATAGCAGCTTTTGTTATTGacttcttcattttcaccAATTTTACAGCTCCCCTGTCCCTCAACAGCTGATTCCACATCCAAATTCAATCTTGTGAAATGGTCAACGAACTTATGGAGAAGAAATACCAAAGAACCGAAGCAGCCTATATCTCTAAGAATCTGTCCCAACGCATCAGTGCTTGACAACCGATGCCACAAGCTCGGAATTTTGTGGAAGGTCCTGTCAGCTGGCTCAGAACAAAATGCAGAAGAGAGCTGTTCTATACTAATAAGAGAAGACTCAACTCCTTGCAGAGCATTCAGCGCCAACCTGACCAAGCTCGATTCCTATCACAAACAACAAGATGTAAGAAATGAGAAGTAGGTTCaattacaaaacatttttctctaaataacGCAGAACTAGACTATGAAAGGACTATCTACATATCTCATCTAAGCACTAAAGACAGTACATCATTCTCAACAAACCCTAGATTGAGCCCTAATCAAACtcaatcaataaaataacTCACTGCAATTGAAGTTTCCCAAATCCCCAATTAGGGTATCCGATCTAAGCCACACAGAAACAGATACATTCACACAAAAGCAAAATGCAAGTTCGAAACTTACAGag from Arabidopsis thaliana chromosome 3, partial sequence includes these protein-coding regions:
- a CDS encoding Spc97 / Spc98 family of spindle pole body (SBP) component, with protein sequence MPVLATSLVSLKVEEPYLPPRNWESLPSQSGRFLPPTRSSASSSSSSSFVSESSLVRLALNALQGVESSLISIEQLSSAFCSEPADRTFHKIPSLWHRLSSTDALGQILRDIGCFGSLVFLLHKFVDHFTRLNLDVESAVEGQGSCKIGENEEVNNKSCYTLVNQAFAIAVRRVLEGYISGLDTLCASIELRRSSNIVDGSDHGSSRLGSLTNVVHPKITLLEVFLHTRELRTQIEALANICDLYDIALSYCASPWECLITEATTRFHGFYRGSDLLTYLYSQLQVADPTHSAMLKFLFLKTCEPYCEFIRSWMFKAELNDPHKEFIVECRSESTSFSWNKPGISPLKSVRERGGLVPCFLNGFLEPIVRAGQQLQVITKLLELCNLPASGHKNYTDLLPCWTYFSTTSPGYPSPITFSKLHIEVMIKKRDDYYRMMQEKLGDFSEKFEVFPGQVPGAISLPISYGDGDKNSIYFTLDESLLIPSTMAIDLTRDQSGSDSDDQNTEDRWFSEIDASCSSECSSTRDSLEASEHSDSGYIDNNLVRQGEKADINHQWVDTKPEESTGVCEDDKFRGPLLIKSWPLGGLPRNPFCVDKKSADDDSEDPRNYSGARMEQRHLMNTDERKLFLNNISTSGSCSKHERRHDVLENCLSSKLDLMKDTKVNYPNDVLSMNPLVRCDFLRKHGNTNKRNQGKSLPWFDFSAVDDPSKTCITRIPVRVPIDFQKESHSPQTDRKSHRHANQERFDVEDPKVSSSQLSSGIKGCAEEKKSNAFGGGRWESMLRRSNNPETSAFSDRRQDSSGTFELPLDFVIDKCLLQEIHLQYNFVSKLAIKLLEEGFGLQEHLLALRRYHFMELADWADVFVVSLWHHKWLVTEADKRIAEIQGFLESSIQRSSCERDICKDRIFLYKRQGTMHIPPSTIGVRSFDFLRLGYRVDWPISIILTCDALTAYADVFSFLVQVKLAAYVLTDVWCSLKDVRHMMHEKKEKILKQELRWLNILMKLRHQVNHFVTALQQYVHSELSHVSWSKFLHSLKNKVKDMMDLESVHMAYLSEALRICFLSDETQIISNIIENILQCALDFRSCLPRGIQSTDRVPNDSWTKTLGINTSQVMMVKQNFDKELKELHKCHLRSPKHGKYGLSRFWDYLNFNLYYSDILHDSNIFSLIP
- the AAO2 gene encoding aldehyde oxidase 2 (aldehyde oxidase 2 (AAO2); FUNCTIONS IN: aldehyde oxidase activity; INVOLVED IN: oxidation reduction; EXPRESSED IN: 16 plant structures; EXPRESSED DURING: 13 growth stages; CONTAINS InterPro DOMAIN/s: Aldehyde oxidase/xanthine dehydrogenase (InterPro:IPR016208), Ferredoxin (InterPro:IPR001041), Molybdopterin dehydrogenase, FAD-binding (InterPro:IPR002346), [2Fe-2S]-binding (InterPro:IPR002888), FAD-binding, type 2 (InterPro:IPR016166), CO dehydrogenase flavoprotein, C-terminal (InterPro:IPR005107), 2Fe-2S ferredoxin, iron-sulphur binding site (InterPro:IPR006058), CO dehydrogenase flavoprotein-like, FAD-binding, subdomain 2 (InterPro:IPR016169), Aldehyde oxidase/xanthine dehydrogenase, a/b hammerhead (InterPro:IPR000674), Aldehyde oxidase/xanthine dehydrogenase, molybdopterin binding (InterPro:IPR008274); BEST Arabidopsis thaliana protein match is: aldehyde oxidase 1 (TAIR:AT5G20960.2); Has 18530 Blast hits to 17817 proteins in 1279 species: Archae - 421; Bacteria - 11000; Metazoa - 1023; Fungi - 117; Plants - 281; Viruses - 0; Other Eukaryotes - 5688 (source: NCBI BLink).), which gives rise to MSLVFAINGQRFELELSSVDPSTTLLEFLRYQTSFKSVKLSCGEGGCGACVVLLSKFDPVLQKVEDFTVSSCLTLLCSVNHCNITTSEGLGNSRDGFHPIHKRLSGFHASQCGFCTPGMSVSLFSALLDADKSQYSDLTVVEAEKAVSGNLCRCTGYRPIVDACKSFASDVDIEDLGLNSFCRKGDKDSSSLTRFDSEKRICTFPEFLKDEIKSVDSGMYRWCSPASVEELSSLLEACKANSNTVSMKLVAGNTSMGYYKDEREQNYDKYIDITRIPHLKEIRENQNGVEIGSVVTISKVIAALKEIRVSPGVEKIFGKLATHMEMIAARFIRNFGSIGGNLVMAQRKQFPSDMATILLAAGAFVNIMSSSRGLEKLTLEEFLERSPLEAHDLVLSIEIPFWHSETNSELFFETYRAAPRPHGSALAYLNAAFLAEVKDTMVVNCRLAFGAYGTKHAIRCKEIEEFLSGKVITDKVLYEAITLLGNVVVPEDGTSNPAYRSSLAPGFLFKFLHTLMTHPTTDKPSNGYHLDPPKPLPMLSSSQNVPINNEYNPVGQPVTKVGASLQASGEAVYVDDIPSPTNCLYGAFIYSKKPFARIKGIHFKDDLVPTGVVAVISRKDVPKGGKNIGMKIGLGSDQLFAEDFTTSVGECIAFVVADTQRHADAAVNLAVVEYETEDLEPPILSVEDAVKKSSLFDIIPFLYPQQVGDTSKGMAEADHQILSSEIRLGSQYVFYMETQTALAVGDEDNCIVVYSSTQTPQYVQSSVAACLGIPENNIRVITRRVGGGFGGKSVKSMPVATACALAAKKLQRPVRTYVNRKTDMIMTGGRHPMKITYSVGFKSTGKITALELEILIDAGASYGFSMFIPSNLIGSLKKYNWGALSFDIKLCKTNLLSRAIMRSPGDVQGTYIAEAIIENIASSLSLEVDTIRKINLHTHESLALFYKDGAGEPHEYTLSSMWDKVGVSSKFEERVSVVREFNESNMWRKRGISRVPIIYEVLLFATPGRVSVLSDGTIVVEIGGIELGQGLWTKVKQMTSYALGMLQCDGTEELLEKIRVIQSDSLSMVQGNFTGGSTTSEGSCAAVRLCCETLVERLKPLMERSDGPITWNELISQAYAQSVNLSASDLYTPKDTPMQYLNYGTAVSEVEVDLVTGQTTVLQTDILYDCGKSLNPAVDLGQIEGSFVQGLGFFMLEEYIEDPEGLLLTDSTWTYKIPTVDTIPKQFNVEILNGGCHEKRVLSSKASGEPPLLLAASVHCATRQAVKEARKQLCMWKGENGSSGSAFQLPVPATMPVVKELCGLDIIESYLEWKLHDNSNL